Proteins co-encoded in one Cupriavidus nantongensis genomic window:
- the phaP1 gene encoding TIGR01841 family phasin PhaP1: MILTPEQVAAAQKANLETLFGLTTKAFEGVEKLVELNLQVVKTTFAENVDNAKKALSAKDAQELLAIQAAAVQPVAEKTLAYTRHLYEIASETQSEFAKVAEAQLAEGSKNVQALVENFAKNAPAGSESTVAIVKSAISAANNAYESVQKATKQAVEIAETNFQAAATAATKAAQQASATARTATAKKAAAA, from the coding sequence ATGATCCTCACCCCGGAACAAGTCGCAGCAGCACAAAAGGCTAACCTCGAAACGCTGTTCGGCCTGACCACCAAGGCGTTTGAAGGCGTCGAAAAGCTCGTCGAACTGAACCTGCAGGTCGTCAAGACCACCTTCGCCGAGAACGTCGACAACGCCAAGAAGGCGCTGTCGGCCAAGGATGCACAGGAACTGCTGGCGATCCAGGCCGCGGCCGTGCAGCCGGTCGCCGAAAAGACCCTGGCCTACACCCGTCACCTGTACGAGATCGCTTCGGAAACCCAGAGCGAATTCGCCAAGGTGGCCGAGGCCCAGCTGGCCGAAGGCTCGAAGAACGTGCAGGCCCTGGTCGAGAACTTCGCCAAGAACGCCCCGGCCGGTTCGGAATCGACCGTGGCCATCGTGAAGTCGGCGATCTCCGCTGCCAACAACGCCTACGAGTCGGTGCAGAAGGCGACCAAGCAAGCGGTCGAAATCGCTGAAACCAACTTCCAGGCCGCCGCCACGGCCGCGACCAAGGCTGCCCAGCAAGCCAGCGCCACCGCCCGCACGGCCACGGCGAAGAAGGCCGCTGCTGCCTGA
- a CDS encoding nitroreductase yields MSLEKQPGSQLGSQEAVDCVDRAILTRRSVRAFLDTPVPRSTVEEILAVASRAPSGTNTQPWRVYVLSGEAKAKLCADVLAAYEDPERDSKYREEYPYYPREWADPYLSRRRKVGWDLYGLLEISREDKARMHEQHARNFRFFDAPVGIIFTIDRIMEQGSWLDYGMFLQSIMVAARARGLDTCPQAAFTQFHKIIASHLRLPPEEMVVCGMSLGFADPEAVANRLTTEREPVSGFARFLS; encoded by the coding sequence ATGTCCCTCGAGAAACAACCAGGGTCGCAACTCGGCTCGCAGGAGGCCGTTGACTGCGTCGATCGTGCAATCCTGACGCGGCGTTCGGTGCGGGCCTTTCTCGATACGCCCGTGCCGCGCAGCACCGTGGAAGAGATCCTGGCGGTGGCCAGCCGCGCGCCGTCCGGCACCAATACGCAGCCGTGGCGCGTCTATGTGCTGTCGGGCGAGGCCAAGGCCAAGCTGTGCGCCGACGTGCTGGCCGCCTATGAAGATCCCGAGCGCGACAGCAAGTACCGCGAGGAATACCCGTACTATCCGCGCGAATGGGCCGATCCGTATCTGTCGCGGCGGCGCAAGGTGGGCTGGGACCTGTATGGCCTGCTGGAGATCAGCCGCGAGGACAAGGCGCGCATGCACGAACAGCATGCGCGCAACTTCCGTTTCTTCGATGCGCCGGTGGGCATCATCTTTACCATCGACCGCATCATGGAGCAGGGCAGCTGGCTCGACTACGGCATGTTCCTGCAAAGCATCATGGTCGCCGCCCGCGCGCGCGGGCTCGATACCTGCCCGCAGGCGGCGTTTACGCAGTTCCACAAGATCATCGCCAGCCACCTGCGGCTGCCACCGGAAGAAATGGTGGTGTGCGGCATGTCGCTGGGTTTTGCCGATCCGGAGGCGGTCGCCAACCGCCTCACCACGGAACGTGAGCCGGTCAGCGGGTTTGCGCGTTTTCTCTCATAG
- a CDS encoding FadR/GntR family transcriptional regulator → MRTRTVTLTEQVTRQLRADIESGAYPVGSRLPTGRQLAEQYGVSAAVIREVTEHLRSQGFVESRQGVGCTVRSRTGAAGFQLPREPELDAGELADLYDLRIDLEGAAAALAAVRRTDDDVVALTALLQRLQARLYDPQPAADLDAAFHIGIAAATHNPYYRQLLQYLNLQLHQAVATARANTLRQPGLAETVQAEHEAIVAAIRRRDAGAARAAAVAHLQSAARRLGLSLRARDDAATAPDATSSASLS, encoded by the coding sequence ATGCGAACCCGCACCGTCACCCTTACCGAACAGGTCACGCGCCAGCTGCGCGCCGATATCGAAAGCGGCGCCTACCCCGTCGGCAGCCGCCTGCCGACCGGCCGGCAGCTGGCCGAGCAATACGGCGTCAGCGCCGCCGTGATCCGTGAAGTCACCGAACACCTGCGCTCGCAGGGCTTTGTCGAGTCGCGCCAGGGCGTCGGCTGCACGGTGCGCTCGCGCACCGGCGCGGCCGGTTTCCAGCTGCCGCGCGAACCCGAGCTCGACGCCGGCGAGCTGGCCGACCTGTACGACCTGCGCATCGACCTGGAAGGCGCCGCCGCGGCGCTGGCCGCGGTGCGCCGCACCGATGACGACGTGGTCGCGCTGACGGCGCTGCTGCAGCGGCTGCAGGCCCGGCTCTATGACCCGCAGCCGGCCGCCGATCTCGACGCGGCCTTCCATATCGGCATCGCCGCCGCCACGCACAACCCGTACTACCGCCAGCTGCTGCAGTACCTGAACCTGCAACTGCACCAGGCCGTCGCCACCGCGCGCGCCAATACGCTGCGCCAGCCCGGCCTGGCCGAGACCGTGCAGGCCGAACACGAGGCCATCGTCGCGGCCATCCGCCGCCGCGATGCCGGCGCGGCGCGCGCGGCGGCGGTGGCGCACCTGCAAAGCGCCGCGCGCCGCCTGGGGCTTTCGTTACGCGCACGCGACGACGCAGCCACCGCGCCGGACGCCACCAGTTCCGCATCCCTTTCCTGA
- a CDS encoding acyl-CoA thioesterase, with protein sequence MKPQAESRSAYPYFQPITTRWMDNDVYGHVNNVVYYSYFDTVVNTYLIRQGVLDVTSGDTIGLVIETQCNYFSSLSFPETVVAGLRVARLGTSSVRYEVGLFSGDNEVAAAQGHFIHVYVDRATRRPVPLPGALREALLPLAVTGAAAGAVTGAVTGARE encoded by the coding sequence ATGAAACCCCAAGCCGAATCCCGCAGCGCCTATCCGTATTTCCAGCCGATCACTACGCGTTGGATGGACAACGATGTCTATGGCCACGTTAACAACGTTGTCTACTACAGTTATTTTGACACCGTGGTGAATACCTACCTGATCCGGCAGGGCGTGCTCGATGTCACGTCGGGTGACACCATCGGGCTGGTGATCGAGACGCAGTGCAACTACTTCTCGTCGCTCAGTTTTCCCGAGACCGTGGTAGCGGGTTTACGCGTAGCCAGGCTGGGCACGTCGAGCGTGCGCTATGAGGTCGGGCTGTTCAGCGGCGACAACGAGGTCGCTGCCGCGCAAGGGCATTTCATCCACGTCTATGTCGATCGCGCTACGCGCCGGCCGGTACCGTTGCCGGGCGCGTTGCGCGAAGCGCTGCTGCCGTTGGCGGTGACGGGCGCGGCGGCGGGGGCGGTGACGGGCGCGGTGACGGGCGCACGGGAATAG
- a CDS encoding histone deacetylase, protein MLAFYADHFVLPLPPGHRFPMRKYSMLRDAVSAQVPGLRLSEAPRAGDDALLLAHTAEYVAAASAGTLDAARQREIGFPWSEAMVERSRRSAGATIEACRSALREGIAVNLAGGTHHAYADKGGGFCVFNDAAIAARVLQRDGAVRRVAVIDLDVHQGNGTASILHGDPSVFTLSLHGEKNYPFRKEASDLDVGLPDGCDDEAYAQALQAALDTLFRRFEPDLLIYLAGADPHEGDRLGRLKLTMSGLARRDRLVFDAAQARRLPVAVTMAGGYGNQIEDTVAVHAQTVRLAAQYHARYAQAAAQLAS, encoded by the coding sequence ATGCTCGCTTTCTACGCCGACCACTTCGTGCTGCCGTTGCCGCCCGGACATCGCTTCCCCATGCGCAAGTACAGCATGCTGCGCGACGCGGTGTCGGCGCAGGTGCCGGGACTGCGCCTGTCCGAGGCGCCGCGCGCAGGCGACGATGCGCTGTTGCTGGCACATACGGCTGAATACGTGGCGGCTGCCTCGGCTGGCACCCTCGACGCCGCACGCCAGCGCGAGATCGGCTTTCCCTGGTCCGAAGCGATGGTGGAGCGCTCGCGCCGCTCGGCGGGCGCGACCATCGAGGCCTGCCGCAGTGCGCTGCGTGAGGGCATAGCCGTGAACCTGGCGGGCGGCACGCACCACGCGTACGCCGACAAAGGCGGCGGCTTCTGCGTCTTCAATGATGCGGCGATCGCCGCGCGTGTGCTGCAGCGCGACGGCGCGGTGCGCCGCGTGGCGGTGATCGACCTCGACGTTCACCAGGGCAACGGCACCGCATCGATCCTGCACGGCGACCCGTCGGTATTCACGCTGTCGCTGCATGGCGAGAAGAACTATCCGTTCCGCAAGGAAGCCAGCGACCTCGACGTCGGCCTGCCGGATGGCTGCGATGACGAAGCTTACGCGCAGGCGCTGCAGGCCGCGCTGGACACGCTGTTCCGCCGCTTCGAGCCGGACCTGCTGATTTACCTGGCCGGCGCCGACCCGCACGAGGGCGACCGGCTGGGGCGGTTGAAACTGACCATGTCCGGCCTGGCACGGCGTGACCGCCTGGTCTTTGACGCCGCGCAAGCGCGGCGCCTGCCGGTGGCGGTGACCATGGCCGGCGGTTATGGCAACCAGATCGAGGACACCGTCGCGGTGCATGCGCAGACGGTGCGGCTCGCCGCGCAATATCACGCCCGGTACGCGCAAGCTGCCGCGCAGCTTGCATCATGA
- a CDS encoding FAD-binding oxidoreductase: MQNGSLAQRLAEALGPDTALTHPDDIAPWLSDWRGIYRGQAQAVLRPRSVDEVSRALALCQQAAVPVVPRGGNTGLCGGATPDARAQNVVLSLDRMNAVRSLDTIANTMVAEAGCILGNLRRAAQDANRLLPLSLAAEDSCQIGGNLATNAGGVNVVRYGMTRELVLGVEAVLPNGEVFNGLRTLRKDNTGYDLKQLLIGSEGTLGVITAAALRLFPRTDTRSVVLAAVASPAQSLALYELLFEQCGARLQAFEFFTGACLDLVLAHAEGVQEPFAQRYPAYVLVELADTTDEAALNALLERVIGEALERELCLDAAVSASLAQLQALWKLREEISEAQRADGPHLKHDVSLPIEQIPAFMESMEARLRAQDAAIRPFVFGHFGDGNLHYNLSRPAGAPKDWAATQGDAVTDAVLDEVMRYGGSISAEHGIGQLKRHAFLAVKDPLELRLMREIKAVFDPAGIMNPGKLL, translated from the coding sequence ATGCAAAACGGATCCCTTGCCCAGCGGCTCGCCGAAGCCCTCGGCCCCGACACCGCGCTGACCCACCCCGACGACATCGCACCGTGGCTGTCGGACTGGCGCGGCATCTACCGCGGCCAGGCGCAGGCGGTGCTGCGGCCCCGTAGCGTCGACGAGGTGTCGCGCGCGCTGGCGCTGTGCCAGCAGGCCGCGGTGCCGGTGGTGCCGCGCGGCGGCAATACCGGCCTGTGCGGCGGCGCCACGCCCGACGCGCGCGCGCAGAACGTGGTGCTGAGCCTGGACCGCATGAACGCGGTGCGCTCGCTCGACACCATCGCCAATACCATGGTGGCCGAGGCCGGCTGCATCCTGGGCAACCTGCGCCGCGCGGCGCAGGACGCCAATCGCCTGCTGCCGCTGTCGCTGGCGGCGGAGGACTCGTGCCAGATCGGCGGCAACCTGGCTACCAATGCCGGCGGCGTCAACGTGGTGCGCTACGGCATGACGCGCGAACTGGTGCTCGGGGTCGAGGCGGTGCTGCCCAACGGCGAGGTCTTCAACGGGCTGCGCACGCTGCGCAAGGACAATACCGGCTACGACCTGAAACAGCTGCTGATCGGCTCCGAAGGCACGCTCGGCGTGATCACCGCCGCGGCGCTGCGCCTGTTTCCGCGCACCGATACGCGCAGCGTGGTGCTGGCGGCGGTGGCTTCGCCCGCGCAGTCGCTGGCGCTCTATGAACTGCTGTTCGAGCAATGCGGCGCACGGCTGCAGGCGTTCGAGTTCTTTACCGGCGCTTGCCTGGACCTGGTGCTCGCGCATGCGGAAGGCGTGCAGGAGCCGTTCGCGCAGCGCTATCCGGCCTACGTGCTGGTGGAACTGGCCGATACCACCGATGAAGCCGCGCTGAACGCGCTGCTGGAACGCGTCATCGGCGAGGCGCTGGAGCGCGAGCTGTGCCTCGATGCCGCGGTCTCCGCTTCGCTGGCGCAGCTGCAGGCGCTGTGGAAGCTGCGCGAGGAAATCTCCGAAGCACAGCGCGCCGACGGCCCGCACCTGAAGCACGACGTGTCGCTGCCGATCGAGCAGATCCCGGCCTTCATGGAATCGATGGAAGCCCGGCTGCGCGCGCAGGATGCCGCGATCCGGCCCTTCGTGTTCGGGCACTTCGGCGACGGCAACCTGCACTACAACCTGTCGCGTCCGGCCGGTGCTCCCAAAGACTGGGCAGCCACGCAGGGCGATGCCGTCACCGATGCGGTGCTGGACGAGGTGATGCGCTACGGCGGCAGCATCAGCGCCGAGCATGGCATCGGCCAGCTCAAGCGCCATGCCTTCCTGGCGGTGAAGGATCCGCTGGAATTGCGGCTGATGCGAGAGATCAAGGCGGTGTTCGATCCCGCCGGCATCATGAACCCCGGCAAGCTGCTCTGA
- the pbpG gene encoding D-alanyl-D-alanine endopeptidase: MFRSDSIFSRFFGSTPLSAVAAAVLVSVSMVAVPVAEAATKAASTQKTSKKQASSAKSDKKSASKTVAKSARNAKVTKVAKSARGDSGSSRKVVVLKKGKRHVVVAQRAAPVRAAFTPSKPSLGEAMGLRDTDDALALRSSVALVMDQNTNEVLFQKNAGAVLPIASITKLMTALVVMDSRLPMDEVLTITEEDRDTEKHSSSRLRFGTQLTRQELLLLALMSSENRAASALGRHYPGGLPAFVQAMNRKARELGMNDSHFVDSSGLSSSNVSSATDLVRMVNAAYRNPTIREYSTQTEHEVNVLGRTQHYVSTNRLVRGGNWDIGLQKTGFISEAGQCLVMQARVHGRNVVMVFLDSAGKLSRFADANRVKDWLEHSPSSPQRGFPSSPNLTQGPGSAHAVLASQQSRGI; the protein is encoded by the coding sequence ATGTTCCGGTCTGATTCCATTTTCTCCAGATTCTTCGGCTCCACACCCTTGTCCGCCGTCGCCGCCGCGGTACTGGTGTCGGTGTCGATGGTCGCGGTGCCCGTGGCCGAGGCGGCCACCAAGGCCGCGTCCACCCAGAAAACAAGCAAAAAGCAGGCATCTTCGGCTAAATCTGACAAAAAGAGCGCATCCAAGACGGTTGCCAAAAGCGCTCGCAACGCCAAGGTCACCAAGGTCGCCAAGTCTGCCCGGGGCGATTCGGGGTCCTCGCGCAAGGTGGTGGTGTTGAAGAAGGGCAAGCGCCACGTCGTCGTGGCGCAGCGCGCCGCCCCCGTGCGGGCGGCGTTTACCCCGTCCAAGCCGTCGCTGGGCGAAGCCATGGGTCTGCGCGATACCGACGATGCGCTGGCGCTGCGCTCCAGCGTCGCGCTGGTGATGGACCAGAACACCAACGAGGTGCTGTTCCAGAAGAATGCCGGCGCGGTGCTGCCGATTGCGTCGATCACCAAGCTGATGACCGCGCTGGTGGTGATGGACTCGCGCCTGCCGATGGACGAGGTGCTGACCATCACCGAGGAAGACCGCGACACCGAGAAGCACAGCAGCTCGCGGCTGCGCTTCGGCACGCAGCTGACGCGCCAGGAACTGCTGCTGCTGGCGCTGATGTCCTCCGAGAACCGCGCCGCTTCGGCGCTGGGCCGCCACTACCCGGGCGGCCTGCCGGCCTTTGTGCAGGCGATGAACCGCAAGGCGCGCGAGCTGGGCATGAACGACAGCCATTTCGTCGATTCCAGCGGCCTGTCGAGCAGCAACGTGTCGAGCGCGACCGACCTGGTGCGCATGGTCAATGCCGCCTACCGCAACCCGACCATCCGCGAGTACTCGACCCAGACCGAGCATGAAGTCAACGTGCTGGGCCGCACCCAGCATTACGTCAGCACCAACCGCCTGGTGCGCGGCGGCAACTGGGACATCGGCCTGCAGAAGACCGGCTTTATCTCCGAGGCCGGCCAGTGCCTGGTGATGCAGGCGCGCGTGCACGGGCGCAACGTGGTGATGGTGTTCCTGGATTCGGCCGGCAAGCTGTCGCGCTTTGCCGATGCCAACCGGGTCAAGGACTGGCTCGAGCATTCGCCATCGTCGCCGCAGCGCGGCTTCCCGTCGTCGCCGAACCTGACGCAGGGTCCGGGCAGCGCCCACGCGGTGCTGGCCTCGCAGCAATCGCGCGGCATCTGA
- a CDS encoding DMT family transporter — MSEMIESGRGDAASPRATLWVASMPWLFVVIWSTGFIVAKYGMPYAEPMTFLFLRFAGVLVLMVPFVLLARVPLPRVAGSTATDWRAVGHIAVAGLLLQAGYLGGVWAAIKLGMPAGVSALIVGMQPILTALIATRMGERIGARQWLGLLLGIAGVALVVANKLGTSGLTPASLALAGGALFSITVGTVYQRHFCPVFDLRMGSVIQFAAAALACVPFMFLFETREVQWTGAMLGALAWSVVALSIGAISLLFLLIRQGAATKVSSLMYLTPPTTAVMAWLLFGERFPPLAAAGMVLAALGVALVIRR, encoded by the coding sequence ATGAGCGAGATGATCGAGTCGGGCCGCGGCGACGCAGCCAGCCCACGTGCCACGCTGTGGGTGGCATCGATGCCGTGGTTATTCGTGGTGATCTGGAGCACCGGCTTTATCGTCGCCAAATACGGCATGCCGTACGCAGAGCCGATGACCTTCCTGTTCCTGCGCTTTGCCGGCGTGCTGGTGTTGATGGTGCCGTTCGTCTTGCTGGCGCGCGTGCCGCTGCCGCGCGTGGCGGGATCGACCGCAACCGACTGGCGCGCGGTCGGGCATATCGCCGTGGCCGGCCTGCTGCTGCAGGCGGGGTACCTGGGCGGGGTCTGGGCGGCGATCAAGCTCGGCATGCCGGCAGGCGTATCGGCGCTGATCGTCGGCATGCAGCCGATCCTGACCGCGCTGATTGCCACGCGCATGGGCGAGCGCATCGGCGCGCGCCAGTGGCTGGGCCTGCTGCTGGGCATCGCCGGCGTGGCCCTGGTGGTGGCGAACAAACTGGGCACCAGCGGCCTGACGCCGGCCAGTCTCGCGCTGGCTGGCGGAGCGTTGTTCAGCATCACCGTGGGCACGGTCTACCAGCGGCATTTCTGCCCGGTGTTCGACCTGCGCATGGGCTCGGTGATCCAGTTCGCCGCGGCGGCGCTGGCCTGCGTGCCGTTCATGTTCCTGTTCGAGACCCGGGAGGTGCAGTGGACTGGCGCGATGCTCGGCGCGCTGGCATGGTCGGTGGTGGCGTTGTCGATCGGCGCGATCTCGCTGCTGTTCCTGCTGATCCGCCAGGGTGCGGCCACCAAGGTGTCCAGCCTGATGTACCTGACCCCGCCGACCACGGCGGTGATGGCCTGGCTTTTGTTCGGCGAGCGTTTCCCGCCGCTGGCGGCCGCCGGCATGGTGCTGGCCGCGCTGGGTGTCGCGCTTGTCATCCGTCGCTAG